In Pseudomonas sp. MTM4, one genomic interval encodes:
- the murB gene encoding UDP-N-acetylmuramate dehydrogenase, which produces MSLLIEQNRSLKPFNTFAVEARATRFAEAHDDQEVIEALAEARRLGVRPWVLGGGSNLVLTGDVDALVLRMASRGIRIIEDDGEQVVIEAEAGEPWHPFVLHSLACGLCGLENLSLIPGTVGAAPIQNVGAYGVEIKDVFAGLTALDRETGELVEFSLQACEFGYRDSVFKRQPERYIILRVRFALQRTPNLKLEYGPLRHWLQQHAIESPTPRDVSRAICSIRSEKLPDPRVLGNAGSFFKNPLVFQAAADTLRERFPDLVAFAQGDGQVKLAAGWLIERAGWKGYREGDAGVHKLQALVLVNYGEATGRQILELARRIQRDIGERFGVQLEIEPNVI; this is translated from the coding sequence GTGAGTCTTCTCATCGAACAGAATCGCTCGCTTAAACCATTCAATACCTTCGCCGTCGAGGCACGCGCGACGCGCTTTGCCGAGGCGCATGACGATCAAGAGGTCATCGAAGCCCTCGCAGAGGCTCGGCGTCTCGGCGTTCGACCGTGGGTGCTCGGCGGCGGCAGCAACTTGGTGCTGACCGGGGATGTGGATGCGCTGGTGCTGCGTATGGCCAGCAGAGGCATTCGGATTATCGAGGATGACGGAGAGCAAGTGGTGATCGAGGCGGAGGCGGGAGAACCCTGGCATCCCTTCGTGCTGCACAGTCTGGCGTGCGGCCTGTGCGGGCTGGAAAATCTCAGTCTGATTCCAGGCACCGTCGGCGCCGCGCCCATTCAGAATGTCGGAGCGTACGGCGTCGAGATCAAGGATGTCTTCGCGGGGCTGACGGCATTGGATCGGGAAACCGGGGAGCTCGTTGAGTTTAGTCTGCAGGCGTGTGAATTCGGTTATCGCGACAGCGTGTTCAAGCGCCAGCCCGAGCGCTACATCATTCTGCGGGTGCGCTTCGCGTTGCAGCGCACACCGAATCTCAAGCTCGAATACGGACCGCTTCGGCATTGGTTGCAACAGCATGCTATCGAGTCCCCGACGCCGAGGGATGTAAGCCGTGCAATCTGTTCGATTCGCAGCGAGAAACTGCCCGATCCGAGAGTCTTGGGCAACGCCGGCAGCTTCTTCAAGAACCCCTTGGTGTTTCAGGCGGCAGCTGACACCTTGCGCGAGCGCTTTCCGGACCTCGTCGCGTTTGCGCAGGGGGATGGGCAGGTCAAGCTTGCGGCTGGTTGGCTGATCGAACGGGCCGGCTGGAAAGGTTATCGGGAAGGTGATGCTGGCGTGCATAAACTGCAGGCGCTAGTTCTCGTCAACTACGGTGAGGCCACCGGGCGGCAGATTCTGGAGCTTGCTCGGCGCATTCAGAGGGATATCGGCGAGCGTTTCGGTGTGCAGCTGGAAATAGAGCCGAACGTTATCTAG
- the mutS gene encoding DNA mismatch repair protein MutS: protein MQDLSKHTPMMQQYWKLKREHPDQLMFYRMGDFYELFYEDAKKAAKLLDITLTARGQSGGNAIPMAGIPFHSAEGYLSRLVKLGESVVICEQIGDPATSKGPVERQVVRIITPGTVSDEALLDEHRDNLLAAVVGDERLFGLSVLDITSGRFTVQEFGGWETLLAEVERLNPAELMIPDDWPAGLPLERRRGVRRRAPWDFDRDSAFKGLCQQFATQDLKGFGCEKLTLAIGAAGCLLTYAKETQRTALHHLRSLRHERLDDSVVLDGATRRNLELDINLGGSRDNTLQSVVDRCQTAMGSRLLSRWLNRPLRDRQVLEARQDSITCLLEHYRFEQIQPQLKDIGDLERILARIGLRNARPRDLARLRDALAALPQLQAGMQELVAPHLIELAASIRTYPELAELLAKAIIDNPPAVIRDGGVLKTGYDAELDELQSLSENAGQYLMDLETREKARTGLANLKVGYNRVHGYFIELPSKQAESAPADYIRRQTLKGAERFITPELKEFEDKALSAKSRALAREKQLYEELLELLIGHLAPLQDSAAALAELDVLSNLAERALTLDLNRPRFVEQPCLRIEQGRHPVVEQVLQTPFVANDLGLDDDTRMLVITGPNMGGKSTYMRQTALIVLLAQIGSFVPAKACELSLVDRIFTRIGSSDDLAGGRSTFMVEMSETANILHNASDRSLVLMDEVGRGTSTFDGLSLAWAAAEHLAKLRAFTLFATHYFELTVLPESEPVVANVHLSATEHNERIVFLHHVLPGPASQSYGLAVAQLAGVPGEVIQRARDHLSRLETTSLPHEMPKIEPGQPAPPLQNDLFASLPHPVIEALGKVQPDDLTPRQALELLYKLKTQI, encoded by the coding sequence ATTCAGGATCTTTCCAAACATACGCCCATGATGCAGCAATATTGGAAGCTCAAGCGCGAGCATCCGGATCAGCTGATGTTCTACCGCATGGGCGACTTCTATGAGCTGTTCTACGAGGACGCCAAGAAGGCTGCCAAACTACTGGATATCACCCTCACCGCGCGTGGCCAGTCGGGCGGTAATGCCATCCCCATGGCCGGGATTCCCTTTCATTCTGCCGAGGGCTATCTCAGCCGCCTGGTGAAGCTCGGCGAGTCGGTGGTGATCTGTGAGCAAATCGGCGATCCGGCCACCAGCAAGGGACCGGTAGAACGCCAGGTGGTGCGCATCATCACCCCTGGCACGGTGAGCGACGAGGCGCTGCTCGATGAACATCGCGACAATCTGCTGGCCGCTGTCGTCGGCGATGAGAGGTTGTTCGGGCTCTCGGTGCTGGACATCACCAGTGGTCGCTTCACGGTGCAGGAATTCGGCGGCTGGGAAACCCTGCTGGCCGAAGTGGAGCGGTTGAACCCCGCCGAACTGATGATCCCCGATGACTGGCCCGCAGGCCTGCCGTTGGAAAGACGCCGTGGCGTGCGCCGTCGCGCGCCCTGGGATTTCGACCGCGACAGCGCCTTCAAGGGCCTCTGCCAGCAGTTCGCGACCCAGGACCTGAAAGGCTTCGGCTGCGAAAAGCTGACCCTGGCCATCGGTGCCGCCGGCTGCCTGCTGACCTATGCCAAGGAAACCCAGCGTACCGCCCTGCACCATCTGCGCAGCCTGCGCCATGAGCGTCTCGACGACAGCGTGGTGCTCGACGGTGCCACCCGGCGCAATCTGGAGCTGGATATCAACCTCGGCGGTAGTCGCGACAACACCCTGCAATCGGTGGTCGATCGCTGCCAGACCGCCATGGGCAGCCGTCTTTTGAGCCGCTGGCTGAATCGTCCCTTGCGCGACCGCCAGGTATTGGAAGCGCGCCAGGACTCGATCACCTGCCTGCTGGAGCACTACCGCTTCGAGCAGATCCAGCCGCAGCTCAAGGACATCGGAGACTTGGAACGCATCCTTGCCCGTATCGGCCTACGCAACGCTCGGCCGCGCGACCTGGCACGGCTGCGCGACGCTCTGGCCGCCCTGCCACAACTGCAAGCGGGCATGCAGGAGCTGGTCGCACCGCACCTGATCGAACTGGCCGCGAGCATCCGCACCTACCCGGAACTGGCCGAGCTGCTGGCCAAGGCGATCATCGACAACCCGCCGGCAGTGATCCGCGATGGCGGCGTGCTGAAGACTGGTTACGACGCTGAATTGGACGAGCTGCAATCGCTGTCCGAAAACGCCGGCCAGTACTTGATGGACCTGGAAACCCGCGAGAAGGCACGCACGGGCTTGGCCAACCTCAAGGTCGGCTACAACCGCGTGCACGGCTATTTCATCGAGCTACCGAGCAAGCAGGCCGAATCCGCGCCCGCCGATTACATCCGCCGACAGACGCTCAAGGGCGCCGAGCGCTTCATCACGCCGGAACTCAAGGAATTCGAAGACAAGGCGCTATCGGCCAAGAGCCGTGCCCTGGCCCGTGAAAAACAGCTCTACGAGGAATTGCTGGAACTGCTGATCGGCCATCTGGCGCCGCTGCAGGACTCCGCCGCCGCGCTGGCCGAACTAGATGTACTGAGCAACCTCGCCGAGCGCGCGCTGACGCTGGATCTGAATCGTCCGCGCTTCGTCGAGCAGCCCTGCCTGCGCATCGAACAGGGTCGCCATCCGGTAGTGGAACAGGTCCTGCAGACGCCCTTCGTCGCCAATGACCTGGGACTCGACGACGACACCCGCATGCTGGTGATCACCGGGCCGAACATGGGTGGTAAATCCACCTACATGCGCCAGACCGCCTTGATCGTGCTGTTGGCACAGATCGGCAGCTTCGTCCCGGCCAAGGCTTGCGAGCTGTCGCTGGTAGACCGCATCTTCACCCGTATCGGCTCTTCCGATGACCTGGCCGGCGGTCGCTCCACTTTCATGGTGGAGATGAGCGAAACCGCCAACATCTTGCATAACGCCAGCGACCGCAGCTTGGTGCTGATGGATGAAGTGGGCCGTGGCACCAGCACCTTCGACGGCCTGTCGCTGGCCTGGGCCGCCGCCGAACACCTGGCCAAGCTGCGTGCGTTCACGCTGTTCGCCACCCACTATTTCGAGCTGACCGTGCTGCCGGAAAGCGAGCCGGTGGTGGCCAACGTGCACCTGTCGGCCACCGAGCACAACGAGCGCATCGTCTTCCTGCACCATGTATTGCCCGGCCCGGCCAGCCAGAGCTACGGCCTGGCGGTGGCACAACTGGCCGGCGTGCCGGGCGAAGTGATCCAGCGCGCCCGCGACCATCTGTCGCGCCTGGAAACCACCAGCCTGCCCCACGAAATGCCGAAAATAGAGCCCGGCCAACCCGCGCCGCCGCTGCAGAACGACCTGTTCGCCAGCCTGCCGCACCCGGTCATCGAGGCGCTGGGCAAGGTCCAGCCCGATGACCTGACCCCGCGTCAGGCGCTGGAGCTGCTATACAAGCTGAAAACGCAAATCTGA
- a CDS encoding CinA family protein, which yields MNPTEALAAELGRALQLASAQVTTAESCTGGGIAEAITRIAGSSAWFEAGFVTYSNAQKTRQLGVPADLFAQVGAVSQEVVKAMVRGALHASRAHYGVAVSGIAGPGGGSPEKPIGTVWLAWAAGDQIVAKRFQFDGDRQAVRQQSVDAALVGLIRLVAGEKSV from the coding sequence ATGAACCCGACCGAAGCACTCGCCGCCGAACTGGGTCGCGCGCTGCAGCTTGCCAGTGCACAGGTCACCACTGCCGAGTCCTGTACCGGCGGCGGCATCGCCGAAGCCATTACTCGCATCGCTGGCAGTTCGGCCTGGTTCGAGGCGGGTTTCGTCACTTACTCAAATGCGCAGAAGACACGACAGCTGGGCGTGCCAGCCGACTTGTTCGCCCAGGTCGGTGCAGTCAGTCAGGAGGTTGTAAAAGCGATGGTGCGTGGTGCACTGCATGCCAGCAGAGCGCATTACGGCGTCGCCGTTAGCGGTATTGCGGGCCCAGGCGGTGGTTCGCCGGAGAAACCGATTGGCACCGTTTGGTTGGCTTGGGCGGCAGGTGACCAGATCGTTGCCAAGCGCTTCCAGTTCGACGGCGACCGGCAGGCCGTACGTCAGCAGAGCGTGGACGCCGCGCTCGTCGGATTGATCCGGCTCGTGGCGGGAGAAAAATCGGTTTAG
- a CDS encoding low molecular weight protein-tyrosine-phosphatase: MKVLFVCMGNICRSPTAEAVFRKCVQDAQLDDRISIDSAGTGDWHVGKGPDQRSCQAAARRGYDISALRARQVVGDDFRRFDLILAMDHDNLERLQALRPADSRSELDLFLRRYKLGEDVVPDPYFGGDEGFERVLELVEKASAALLDEIRGRL, translated from the coding sequence GTGAAGGTTCTGTTCGTTTGCATGGGAAATATCTGCCGTTCCCCCACAGCTGAGGCCGTGTTTCGCAAGTGCGTACAGGACGCGCAGCTGGATGATCGGATCAGCATTGACTCGGCTGGAACCGGTGACTGGCATGTTGGTAAGGGGCCGGATCAGCGGTCCTGCCAGGCTGCCGCCAGAAGAGGCTACGATATCAGTGCGCTGAGAGCGCGGCAGGTGGTAGGGGATGACTTCCGGCGCTTCGATCTGATTCTGGCGATGGATCATGACAACTTGGAGCGATTGCAGGCGCTGCGGCCTGCTGATTCGCGCAGTGAACTCGACCTGTTCCTGCGCCGCTACAAGCTGGGCGAGGACGTAGTGCCCGATCCGTATTTTGGTGGCGACGAGGGCTTCGAGCGGGTGCTTGAGTTGGTGGAGAAAGCATCCGCGGCGCTGCTCGACGAAATCCGGGGGCGTCTGTGA
- the fdxA gene encoding ferredoxin FdxA produces MTFVVTDNCIKCKYTDCVEVCPVDCFYEGPNFLVIHPDECIDCALCEPECPAQAIFSEDEVPEDQQEYIELNADLAEVWPNITEKKDSLPDAEEWDGVKDKLQYLER; encoded by the coding sequence ATGACCTTCGTCGTCACCGACAACTGCATCAAGTGCAAGTACACCGATTGCGTAGAAGTCTGTCCGGTGGACTGTTTCTACGAAGGCCCGAACTTCCTGGTCATTCACCCGGACGAGTGCATCGATTGCGCGCTCTGCGAGCCGGAGTGCCCAGCGCAGGCGATTTTCTCCGAAGACGAGGTGCCGGAAGACCAGCAGGAGTACATTGAGCTGAACGCCGATCTGGCCGAAGTCTGGCCGAACATCACCGAGAAGAAGGACTCGCTGCCTGACGCCGAAGAATGGGACGGAGTGAAAGACAAGCTGCAGTATCTGGAGCGCTGA
- the kdsB gene encoding 3-deoxy-manno-octulosonate cytidylyltransferase has protein sequence MSSAYTVVIPARYASSRLPGKPLQDIAGKPMIRHVWEQACKSGAQRVVVATDDPRILKACENFGADAVLTRVEHNSGTDRLAEVAEKLGLAADAIVVNVQGDEPLIPPSVIDQVAFNLAAHPEAAIATLAEPISDSQALFNPNVVKVLSDINGLALTFSRAPLPWARDEFAQDRNALPSGVPYRRHIGIYAYRAGFLADFVAWGPCWLENTECLEQLRALWHGQRIHVADAVEAPPAGVDTAEDLERVRKLLGA, from the coding sequence ATGAGTAGCGCTTATACCGTTGTGATCCCGGCGCGTTACGCGTCCAGCCGCTTGCCTGGCAAACCGCTGCAAGACATCGCAGGCAAACCGATGATCCGCCACGTCTGGGAACAGGCTTGCAAGAGTGGTGCGCAACGGGTGGTGGTGGCGACCGATGATCCGCGCATTTTGAAAGCCTGCGAAAACTTTGGTGCGGACGCCGTGCTGACCCGGGTCGAGCACAACTCGGGGACGGATCGCCTTGCCGAAGTAGCGGAAAAGCTGGGCCTCGCGGCAGATGCGATAGTGGTCAATGTGCAAGGCGACGAGCCGTTGATTCCCCCTTCGGTGATCGATCAGGTCGCATTCAACCTGGCCGCGCATCCCGAAGCGGCAATCGCTACCCTTGCCGAGCCGATCAGTGATTCTCAGGCGCTGTTCAATCCGAACGTGGTCAAAGTGCTCAGCGATATCAATGGCTTGGCGCTGACGTTCAGCCGTGCACCACTGCCTTGGGCGCGGGACGAATTTGCACAGGACCGGAATGCTTTGCCGTCCGGCGTTCCATATCGCCGACATATCGGTATCTATGCTTACCGGGCCGGGTTCCTGGCTGACTTCGTAGCTTGGGGCCCCTGCTGGCTGGAGAATACTGAGTGTCTTGAGCAGCTGCGTGCCCTCTGGCACGGCCAGCGTATTCACGTAGCCGATGCGGTCGAGGCGCCTCCGGCAGGGGTCGACACCGCCGAGGATCTCGAGCGCGTCCGTAAGTTGCTAGGAGCCTGA